TCGACCACCGCCCGCTTGCAAGAGCTGACCATCGGGACCGGTGCCGGGCACGCGGTTTCTGTCGGACCCCTCCGACACAATACGAAGTGTCGGACGTCGATCTGGTTGCCACACAAAGTAATCCGCAACCCGAGAGATAGGGGTCCTCATGCCCGACGTCAAAGCTTCGACGCCCGACCGACGCGCCGTGGACCACGAAGAGCCCGTGGCCTTCACGGCGGAAATCGACCGGCACCGGTCCCTGCTGCGCCCCGCTGCGCAGGATTACCGGTGGCGCGTGGCCCAGCGGATCGAGCACCTGGATCCGTCGGACCAGGAGCCGTGGCTGCGGCAGGCGGACCAACTGGTCGAGTCGCTGATGATCGACCCGGTCCGGCACAGCGATTTGGACTTGGATGCTTACCGAGCCATCCGGGACGGCATCCCCGTCCACTACGACACCGAACGCAGAACGTACGTCTTGCGTCGCCCGGGGCAGGACCCGCTGGTGATCCGCCCCGGATTGCCCGAGCATCGACTCGGCGTCATCGCACGGCTGGCCTCGCGCGGATTGCGGCTCGAACAGATACAGGTCGTCGCGCTCACCACGGCTCAGATGGTGGCGCCGCACGAGGCGGCACGGCGACCCGCGCACGCGCCACAAGTCGAACGCGGCGGTACCACGAAGACCTCGCGCACCGGGAAGGTCTGAAGGCGCTCAGCGAAAACGACTGTGCCCCAACCGAATGCCGGTTGGGGCACAGTCGTTCGAACTATTGCCTATCAGGCGTTGCCGGACAGCTTCTCCCGCAGCGCCGCCAGCTGGGCGTCGCTGGCCAGCGAACCACCGGCGGGCTCGGCCTGGCTGGCGGAGGACTGCGAACCGCTCTCGGAGGAGTAGTTCGACGCGCCGCCACCGTTCGCGGCCTCGGCCGCGGCGTCGGCCGCCATCTTCTCCATCTGCGCGGTGTGCATCTTGTGGCGACGCTCCGCCTCGGCGTAGCGGCCTTCCCACTCCTCGCGCTGCTTGTCGAAGCCCTCGAGCCACTCGTTGGTGTCGGGGTCGAAGCCCTCGGGGAAGATGTAGTTGCCCTGCTCGTCGTAGCTGTCGGCCATGCCGTACTTCGACGGGTCGAACTCGGCGTGGTAGTCCTCGTTGGCCTGCTTGAGGCTCAGCGAGATCCGGCGGCGCTCCAGGTCGATGTCGATGACCTTGACCATCGCGTCGTCGCCGACGGCCACGACCTGGTCCGGCACCTCGACGTGGCGCTCGGCCAGCTCGGAGATGTGCACCAGGCCCTCGATGCCCTCCTCGACGCGGACGAACGCGCCGAACGGAACGAGCTTGGTGACCTTGCCCGGCACGATCTGGCCGATCGCGTGGGTGCGGGCGAACTGACGCCACGGGTCTTCCTGGGTCGCCTTGAGCGACAGCGAGACGCGCTCGCGGTCCAGGTCGACGTCGAGCACCTCGACGGTGACCTCGTTGCCCACCTCGACGACCTCGGACGGGTGGTCGATGTGCTTCCAGGACAGCTCGGAGACGTGCACCAGACCGTCCACGCCGCCCAGGTCGACGAAGGCGCCGAAGTTGACGATCGAGGAGACCACACCCTTGCGGACCTGGCCCTTCTGCAGCTGGTGCAGGAACTCGCTGCGGACCTCGGACTGGGTCTGCTCCAGCCAGGCGCGGCGGGACAGCACCACGTTGTTGCGGTTCTTGTCCAGCTCGATGATCTTGGCCTCGATCTCCTTGCCGACGTACGGCTGGAGATCGCGGACCCGCCGCATCTCGACCAGCGACGCGGGCAGGAAGCCGCGCAGGCCGATGTCGAGGATCAGGCCGCCCTTGACGACCTCGATGACGGTGCCCTTGACGGCCTCGTCCTTCTCCTTGAGCTCCTCGATGGTGCCCCACGCACGCTCGTACTGCGCCCGCTTCTTCGACAGGATCAGGCGGCCTTCCTTGTCCTCCTTGGTGAGAACAAGGGCCTCGACCTCATCGCCCACGGAAACGACCTCGTTGGGGTCGACGTCGTGCTTGATGGAGAGTTCGCGAGAGGGGATGACGCCTTCGGTCTTGTAACCGATGTCGAGCAGGACCTCGTCGCGATCGACCTTGACGATGGTTCCTTCGACGATGTCGCCGTCGTTGAAGTACTTGATCGTGGCGTCGATGGCGGCGAGGAAATCCTCGGCGGAGCCGATGTCGTTGACGGCTACCTGCGGCGAGGTGACGGTGGTGGGCATATGTCGGTTTGCTCCGGACGGATTGTGGTCGGTTGCGGACATTGGAACTTTCGGTACGCTGCGATCTCACCGCGAGGTGTGAAGACGGACACTTAGGAACGTACCGCACGCGACGCGCGTGAAACTCAGCACGGGTTGAACTCCGGTACGGTTGTACGGAAGACACTCGCGCGTTCAGCGTACGCGACCTCGGTCCGGGCGGGCAAACCGTCGGGTCGCCACGCCGATAGTCTGATCGGCGTGTCGGAAGATCGCCATGCGCAAGCAAACGCACTGCTCGGAACGGCGGGCACGGCGCGGACCCGGATCGGATCGGCGGCCAGCAGGGTGGCCAGCCGACGGTGGTGGGACGCCGATGCCGCCCAATACCACGAGACGCACGGGGATTTCCTCGGCGTCGACTCCGCCGGCGGCGAGTTCGTGTGGTGCCCCGAGGGTCTCCACGAGGGCGATATGCGATTCCTCGGGGATGTCTCCGGCAAGCGGGTGCTGGAGATCGGCTGCGGCTCGGCCCCGTGCTCGCGCTGGCTGGCGGGACAAGGCGCGCGTCCGGTCGGGCTCGATCTGTCGCGCGGCATGCTGGAGCGGGGCCTGGCGGTGATGGCGCGCGGCGGTCCGCGGGTGCCGCTGGTCCAGGCGGACGCCGAGGCCCTTCCGTTCGCGGAGGCGTCGTTCGATCTGGCCTGCTCGGCGTTCGGCGCGGTGCCGTTCGTCGCCGATTCGGGGTTGGTGATGCGCGAGGTGGCGCGCGTGCTGCGGCCGGGTGGACGCTGGGTCTTCTCCGTGAACCACCCGATGCGCTGGATCTTCCCGGACGATCCCGGCCCGGCGGGGCTGACCGCCACCATCCCGTACTTCGATCGCACGCCTTACGTCGAGCTCGACGGCGACGACGTGCCCGTCTACGTCGAGCACCACCGCACCATCGGCGACCGGGTCCGGGAGATCGTCGCGGCGGGACTGGTGGTGGAGGACATCGTCGAACCGGAATGGCCGGAGTGGCTCGAGCGCGAATGGGGGCAGTGGAGCCCGCTGCGCGGCGAGTTGTTCCCCGGTACGGCCATCTTCGTCACGAGGAAGCCCGGACCGTGAGGTGCCGGTCGTCGATCAGCTCGAGGAGGGATACCTCGTGGCTGACCAGCAGCATCTGCGTTCGGGGCAGGTCGATGAGCTTGTGCAGGCTGTCCCGGAAGGCTTCGGCCTCCGCCATGGTGTCGAAATCCAGCTCCACGAGCACCCGGTTCGGGTTGTGCGTGAATCGGGCCACCCGGCAGTTGCGAGCTCCGGCCTCCGCGAAGAACTGCTCCAGACCGTCGAACGCGGGCTTCCACGTCTCGTAGTCACGCACGGTGTCGTCGATGTGCACGATCGTGGTCATCATTTCCCCTTTCGGTGCCGATGGCCGGACATTTGCTGACACCTTGCAGTCTTCGCGCCCTCGAGCCAGGGCACCATCTCTGATCGGTATCGAGGTCGTGTCACTGCGACTTCGGTTTGCGCCCCGCCTGCTCCAGCGCCAGACGCAGCGCGTATTCGATCTGGGCGTTGATACTGCGCAGGTCGTCGGCCGCCCACTTCGCGATGGCGTCGTGGACGGCCGGGTCCAGGCGTAGCAGCAGTTTCTTGCGCTCGGCCATGGGCAGTCCGCCTCAGGAGTAGAGCGAACCGGCGTTGACGACGGGCTGGGTGGGACGGTCACCGCACAGGACGACGAGCAGGTTCGACACCATCGCCGCCTTGCGCTCCTCGTCCAGTTCCACCATGCCCTCCTGGGTGAGCCGCTCCAGCGCCAGCCCGACCATTCCGACCGCGCCTTCGACGATCCTGGTCCGCGCCGCGACCACCTGGGCGGCCTGCTGGCGAACCAGCATCGCCTGGGCGATCTCGGGCGCGTAGGCGAGGTGGGTGATCCGCGCCTCCAGCACCTCGATACCCGCCATCTCGGTGCGTTCCCGCAGTTCGACGGTCAGTTCCTCGGCCACCTCGGCGCCGTCGCGCAGGCTGGTGGTGTCGGCCTCGTGCGCGTCGTACGGGTGCGTCGTGGCCAGGTGCCGGACGGCCGCTTCGGACTGGGTCTCGACGTACTCCTCGTAGTCGTCGACGGCGAAGGCGGCCTTGAAGCTGTCCACCACCCGGTAGACGACCACCGCGGCGATCTCCACGGGGTTGCCGTCGGCGTCGTTGACCTTCAGCTTCTGCGTCTCGAAGTTGCGCACGCGCAGCGAGATGCTCTTGCGGTCGGTCAACGGGAGCACCGAGAAGAAGCCCGGTTCGCTCACCGAGCCGACGTAGCGGCCGAAGAACTGGACCACCTTGGCCTCGTTCGGGTTCACCACCGTCAGCCCGGTCGCGAGCAGCAGCAGGACGACGACCACGACGGTCGCCGCCACCGCGCCGCCCACGGCGAGGGCGTTGCCGTCCCGGGCGCCCACGACGAAACCGAGCGCCGCGCCGCCGCCGAACAAGACCGTGAGCACGAACCACCCCAGCAGCACCAGGAAGCCGTTGACGTGGAACGCGGGT
Above is a genomic segment from Nocardia sputorum containing:
- the rpsA gene encoding 30S ribosomal protein S1, with the protein product MPTTVTSPQVAVNDIGSAEDFLAAIDATIKYFNDGDIVEGTIVKVDRDEVLLDIGYKTEGVIPSRELSIKHDVDPNEVVSVGDEVEALVLTKEDKEGRLILSKKRAQYERAWGTIEELKEKDEAVKGTVIEVVKGGLILDIGLRGFLPASLVEMRRVRDLQPYVGKEIEAKIIELDKNRNNVVLSRRAWLEQTQSEVRSEFLHQLQKGQVRKGVVSSIVNFGAFVDLGGVDGLVHVSELSWKHIDHPSEVVEVGNEVTVEVLDVDLDRERVSLSLKATQEDPWRQFARTHAIGQIVPGKVTKLVPFGAFVRVEEGIEGLVHISELAERHVEVPDQVVAVGDDAMVKVIDIDLERRRISLSLKQANEDYHAEFDPSKYGMADSYDEQGNYIFPEGFDPDTNEWLEGFDKQREEWEGRYAEAERRHKMHTAQMEKMAADAAAEAANGGGASNYSSESGSQSSASQAEPAGGSLASDAQLAALREKLSGNA
- a CDS encoding class I SAM-dependent methyltransferase, producing MSEDRHAQANALLGTAGTARTRIGSAASRVASRRWWDADAAQYHETHGDFLGVDSAGGEFVWCPEGLHEGDMRFLGDVSGKRVLEIGCGSAPCSRWLAGQGARPVGLDLSRGMLERGLAVMARGGPRVPLVQADAEALPFAEASFDLACSAFGAVPFVADSGLVMREVARVLRPGGRWVFSVNHPMRWIFPDDPGPAGLTATIPYFDRTPYVELDGDDVPVYVEHHRTIGDRVREIVAAGLVVEDIVEPEWPEWLEREWGQWSPLRGELFPGTAIFVTRKPGP
- a CDS encoding toxin-antitoxin system HicB family antitoxin, translated to MAERKKLLLRLDPAVHDAIAKWAADDLRSINAQIEYALRLALEQAGRKPKSQ
- a CDS encoding SPFH domain-containing protein, whose product is MQFRPAFHVNGFLVLLGWFVLTVLFGGGAALGFVVGARDGNALAVGGAVAATVVVVVLLLLATGLTVVNPNEAKVVQFFGRYVGSVSEPGFFSVLPLTDRKSISLRVRNFETQKLKVNDADGNPVEIAAVVVYRVVDSFKAAFAVDDYEEYVETQSEAAVRHLATTHPYDAHEADTTSLRDGAEVAEELTVELRERTEMAGIEVLEARITHLAYAPEIAQAMLVRQQAAQVVAARTRIVEGAVGMVGLALERLTQEGMVELDEERKAAMVSNLLVVLCGDRPTQPVVNAGSLYS